A genomic stretch from Anoplopoma fimbria isolate UVic2021 breed Golden Eagle Sablefish chromosome 8, Afim_UVic_2022, whole genome shotgun sequence includes:
- the osbpl9 gene encoding oxysterol-binding protein-related protein 9 isoform X2, translating into MSIGTRHPEAETGLVPSVQDFDKKLAEADAYLQILIDQLKLFDDKIKDCKEDESRRKVEILKETTCSMVESIKHCIVLLQIAKDQSNEQQHANGLISTINPVDGIYQPPLDNPVVNTTMPTQTTLPTDGSQVCKSDQRPSTLPVGPVVTVMGSLQTPTPNSTGSLPSDPSSGLASPSHMPLPLHSVPDFSYSSSEDEFYDADEFYQSSTSPKHCIDPSGPQAASSLANEGTALKRPNTTESLNSSMSNGTTDADQFDHDDRDDDGEGESVEEHKSVIMHLLSQVRLGMDLTKVVLPTFILERRSLLEMYADFFAHPDVFVSIAEQLEARDRMVHVVKWYLSAFHAGRKGSVAKKPYNPILGEVFYCHWDLPSETEEPSQPTETVSEGPVPWSSSNSVCFVAEQVSHHPPISAFYAECLNRKIQFNAHIWTKSKFLGMSIGVHNIGQGCVSCLEHDEHYILTFPNGYGRSILTVPWVELGGECNISCSKSGYSANIVFHTKPFYGGKKHRITAEIFAPNDKKSFCSIEGEWNGVMYAKWATGENTVFIDTRRIGIIKKKVRKLEDQLDYESRRLWRDVTLNLKQKDIDAATDAKHRLEEKQRAEARERKENEQQWETRLFHEDGECWVYDEPLLKRFASQRP; encoded by the exons ATGTCAATTGGAACGAGGCACCCA GAGGCAGAGACAGGATTAGTTCCGAGTGTTCAAGACTTTGATAAGAAGCTTGCTGAAGCTGACGCCTACCTACAGATCCTGATCGATCAGTTGAAG CTGTTTGATGACAAGATCAAGGACTGCAAAGAGGATGAGTCACGCAGA aAAGTTGAAATTTTGAAGGAGACCACTTGT aGCATGGTAGAGTCCATCAAGCACTGTATCGTACTGCTGCAAATCGCCAAG GACCAAAGTAACGAACAGCAACACGCAAACGGACTTATA AGCACCATAAACCCAGTGGATGGGATCTACCAACCCCCTCTGGACAATCCTGTAGTCAACACCACGATGCCAACACAAACCACATTACCCACAG ACGGTTCTCAGGTGTGTAAATCAGACCAACGCCCCTCCACGTTGCCCGTTGGTCCCGTCGTCACGGTGATGGGCAGTCTGCAGACCCCAACTCCCAACAGCACAG GGAGTCTCCCGTCAGACCCCAGCAGCGGCCTCGCCTCCCCGAGTCACATGCCCCTCCCCTTGCACTCGGTGCCAGACTTCTCTTATTCCTCCAGCGAGGACGAGTTCTACGATGCTGACGAATTCTACCAGAGCAGCACTTCCCCCAAACACTGCATAGA TCCCTCAGGGCCTCAAGCTGCCTCGTCTCTCGCCAATGAAGGAACAGCGTTGAAACGACCAAACACCACCGAGTCCCTGAACTCGTCCATGTCCAACGGCACCACAGATGCAG ACCAGTTTGACCACGATGACCGCGATGATGACGGTGAGGGCGAGTCTGTGGAGGAGCACAAGAGCGTCATCATGCATCTTCTCTCTCAAGTTCGTTTGGGCATGGACCTTACGAAG GTGGTCCTGCCTACTTTCATCCTAGAGAGGAGATCTTTGTTAGAAATGTACGCAGACTTCTTTGCACATCCAGACGTATTTGTAAG TATCGCTGAGCAGCTGGAGGCCCGGGACCGCATGGTTCACGTGGTGAAGTGGTACCTGTCAGCTTTCCATGCAGGGAGGAAAGGTTCAGTGGCCAAGAAACCTTACAACCCCATACTGGGAGAAGTCTTCTACTGCCACTGGGATCTGCCCAGCGAAACCGAGGAGCCTTCCCAACCCACG gAGACCGTATCAGAAGGTCCAGTACCGTGGTCGTCATccaacagtgtgtgttttgtggcaGAGCAGGTCTCTCACCACCCACCCA TTTCTGCATTCTACGCAGAATGTTTAAATAGGAAGATCCAGTTCAACGCACACATCTGGACTAAGTCTAAGTTCTTAGGCATGTCCATCGGTGTCCACAATATTGGCCAAG GTTGTGTGTCGTGTTTGGAGCACGATGAACATTACATCCTCACCTTCCCAAACGGATATGGCAG GTCGATTCTGACTGTGCCGTGGGTGGAGCTGGGTGGAGAGTGCAACATCTCCTGCTCCAAGTCGGGCTACAGTGCTAACATCGTGTTCCACACTAAACCCTTCTACGGAGGAAAGAAGCACAGGATCACCGCAGAGATTTT TGCACCTAATGATAAGAAGTCTTTCTGCTCCATTGAAGGAGAATGGAACGGAGTGATGTATGCCAAGTGGGCGACTGGA gAGAACACAGTGTTCATAGACACTAGGAGGATAGGCATCATTAAGAAGAAAGTGAGAAAGCTGGAGGACCAGCTCGACTACGAGTCCCGAAG GTTGTGGCGAGATGTGACGTTGAACCTGAAGCAGAAAGACATCGATGCAGCAACAGACGCCAAACACCGgctggaggagaaacagagagccgaggccagagagaggaaggagaacgAGCAGCAGTGGGAGACCAGG CTATTCCACGAGGACGGCGAGTGCTGGGTCTATGACGAGCCTCTATTAAAGAGATTTGCCTCTCAGAGGCCCTGA
- the osbpl9 gene encoding oxysterol-binding protein-related protein 9 isoform X3, producing the protein MEAETGLVPSVQDFDKKLAEADAYLQILIDQLKLFDDKIKDCKEDESRRKVEILKETTCSMVESIKHCIVLLQIAKDQSNEQQHANGLISTINPVDGIYQPPLDNPVVNTTMPTQTTLPTDGSQVCKSDQRPSTLPVGPVVTVMGSLQTPTPNSTGSLPSDPSSGLASPSHMPLPLHSVPDFSYSSSEDEFYDADEFYQSSTSPKHCIDPSGPQAASSLANEGTALKRPNTTESLNSSMSNGTTDADQFDHDDRDDDGEGESVEEHKSVIMHLLSQVRLGMDLTKVVLPTFILERRSLLEMYADFFAHPDVFVSIAEQLEARDRMVHVVKWYLSAFHAGRKGSVAKKPYNPILGEVFYCHWDLPSETEEPSQPTETVSEGPVPWSSSNSVCFVAEQVSHHPPISAFYAECLNRKIQFNAHIWTKSKFLGMSIGVHNIGQGCVSCLEHDEHYILTFPNGYGRSILTVPWVELGGECNISCSKSGYSANIVFHTKPFYGGKKHRITAEIFAPNDKKSFCSIEGEWNGVMYAKWATGENTVFIDTRRIGIIKKKVRKLEDQLDYESRRLWRDVTLNLKQKDIDAATDAKHRLEEKQRAEARERKENEQQWETRLFHEDGECWVYDEPLLKRFASQRP; encoded by the exons ATG GAGGCAGAGACAGGATTAGTTCCGAGTGTTCAAGACTTTGATAAGAAGCTTGCTGAAGCTGACGCCTACCTACAGATCCTGATCGATCAGTTGAAG CTGTTTGATGACAAGATCAAGGACTGCAAAGAGGATGAGTCACGCAGA aAAGTTGAAATTTTGAAGGAGACCACTTGT aGCATGGTAGAGTCCATCAAGCACTGTATCGTACTGCTGCAAATCGCCAAG GACCAAAGTAACGAACAGCAACACGCAAACGGACTTATA AGCACCATAAACCCAGTGGATGGGATCTACCAACCCCCTCTGGACAATCCTGTAGTCAACACCACGATGCCAACACAAACCACATTACCCACAG ACGGTTCTCAGGTGTGTAAATCAGACCAACGCCCCTCCACGTTGCCCGTTGGTCCCGTCGTCACGGTGATGGGCAGTCTGCAGACCCCAACTCCCAACAGCACAG GGAGTCTCCCGTCAGACCCCAGCAGCGGCCTCGCCTCCCCGAGTCACATGCCCCTCCCCTTGCACTCGGTGCCAGACTTCTCTTATTCCTCCAGCGAGGACGAGTTCTACGATGCTGACGAATTCTACCAGAGCAGCACTTCCCCCAAACACTGCATAGA TCCCTCAGGGCCTCAAGCTGCCTCGTCTCTCGCCAATGAAGGAACAGCGTTGAAACGACCAAACACCACCGAGTCCCTGAACTCGTCCATGTCCAACGGCACCACAGATGCAG ACCAGTTTGACCACGATGACCGCGATGATGACGGTGAGGGCGAGTCTGTGGAGGAGCACAAGAGCGTCATCATGCATCTTCTCTCTCAAGTTCGTTTGGGCATGGACCTTACGAAG GTGGTCCTGCCTACTTTCATCCTAGAGAGGAGATCTTTGTTAGAAATGTACGCAGACTTCTTTGCACATCCAGACGTATTTGTAAG TATCGCTGAGCAGCTGGAGGCCCGGGACCGCATGGTTCACGTGGTGAAGTGGTACCTGTCAGCTTTCCATGCAGGGAGGAAAGGTTCAGTGGCCAAGAAACCTTACAACCCCATACTGGGAGAAGTCTTCTACTGCCACTGGGATCTGCCCAGCGAAACCGAGGAGCCTTCCCAACCCACG gAGACCGTATCAGAAGGTCCAGTACCGTGGTCGTCATccaacagtgtgtgttttgtggcaGAGCAGGTCTCTCACCACCCACCCA TTTCTGCATTCTACGCAGAATGTTTAAATAGGAAGATCCAGTTCAACGCACACATCTGGACTAAGTCTAAGTTCTTAGGCATGTCCATCGGTGTCCACAATATTGGCCAAG GTTGTGTGTCGTGTTTGGAGCACGATGAACATTACATCCTCACCTTCCCAAACGGATATGGCAG GTCGATTCTGACTGTGCCGTGGGTGGAGCTGGGTGGAGAGTGCAACATCTCCTGCTCCAAGTCGGGCTACAGTGCTAACATCGTGTTCCACACTAAACCCTTCTACGGAGGAAAGAAGCACAGGATCACCGCAGAGATTTT TGCACCTAATGATAAGAAGTCTTTCTGCTCCATTGAAGGAGAATGGAACGGAGTGATGTATGCCAAGTGGGCGACTGGA gAGAACACAGTGTTCATAGACACTAGGAGGATAGGCATCATTAAGAAGAAAGTGAGAAAGCTGGAGGACCAGCTCGACTACGAGTCCCGAAG GTTGTGGCGAGATGTGACGTTGAACCTGAAGCAGAAAGACATCGATGCAGCAACAGACGCCAAACACCGgctggaggagaaacagagagccgaggccagagagaggaaggagaacgAGCAGCAGTGGGAGACCAGG CTATTCCACGAGGACGGCGAGTGCTGGGTCTATGACGAGCCTCTATTAAAGAGATTTGCCTCTCAGAGGCCCTGA